The following is a genomic window from Calliphora vicina chromosome 5, idCalVici1.1, whole genome shotgun sequence.
AATAATTAACTTATTAACATTtactacaaaatttaaagttctccagaatttcgaaatgcgctttagtttgatttttatataagtccaaagtttatattttttaatagatgcGTGATAAATACCTAAAGAAAATACCGTTAGAATTATAAGtgatattttataacttttgatcTCATATTAAAGCTAATGAATGAATCGtagatttcaaagtttttttctaGAAATCCGTTTCTCATCAAAACTAAAATAGTTCTTAAACAAAGAATATCTCAAAAAAGGTATTTATCTACCTTTTTCCTAAAATATGAGTCATTGCTCTATcaaaacatatataaattttagaattgtaCCCTGGGGGTTCtgaagatatttttaatttatagatttatAGATAGTTATTGAAATCCTTTCTATAActacactttttgtcagaacttgaaaagcaaCCTAATGGGGACTGTAGACCTAACTGAGGACATACTAATACCATTTTCAAAGATttagaaacaccctcaaaattttgagttattaggaaaaaactgttttagggtaggtcgtggTATTTTTAGTatctctaactcacacattttaagactgattttaaaatattaaacaattatggagacGAATAGACTTAGGCTttcataaattgtatattttatgcatatattccaagaaattatgtaagtttttataagaaGTTTtggattttgtatatttttttcgtaatttttcaaattcaacaataggttttttaatttctttctaagaaaaccaattttttttgcacagtgccttcaagacaactttatatagaaacaagtaagggagctatattcggctgtgccgaatcttttatacccttcaccaaattatacttaaaaatatatttttttttaaatatttttatttaaacaaaatccaaatttttttatttaatgttttaaaatttaaaaaaaaaaaattttttccgaatttttttaaatttttttttttaaaaaatttttttcaaaattttttttttaaatttctttaattaatttttttggaaaaggaatttatgacaaaaaaaaaaaatttgatgaaaaaaaaattcgggttaaaaaatatttttttccgattttgacccattgtatgtccaacttactatggtcttatatacgtcgttgcaaaggtctttgaaatatctatcattagatatccatattgtttatattaatgacttactaatccagatataggtcaaaaataggtaaaaaatcgaggttgtcctagttttttccttatatctcagccatttgtggaccgattttctcgattttaaatagcgaccgagccggaagtaTGAATCGtggatgtaagttatttggtggcttcggaaagttgatttcaacacacagatggacatggttatatcgattccgctatctataacgatccagaatatatatactttatggggtcgcaaatgaaaaatgtggaaattacaaacggaatgacaaactatatatacccttgccactcatggtgaagggtataaaaaacgacACATTATATGTTAAAATcagggacataactgttataaccaatattggaaaaaatcctgaaataattgtttatcaagaattttttaaaaatggtccctgaataacagttaaaaataaccaatattattttggtctttggtaacccttataaacgatttttattttatttggtcttcaataaccattatgaaatatttttatttttttaggtctttaataaccattataaaagatttttattttttttggtcttcaataactattattaaagatttttattttttttggtcttccgtaaacattatgagtaccaacaaagttttttggtcgcatggacctggttttcttgtattttaaaatagacagagaaagataaattggttcagaatttcataagaatcaagaatatttatgattaaaaacagttttcttttaaaatgtgcaatatgtgggagctatgactaattatggaccaatcggcatAAAATGATGtgacatgtcttctgtatatatgaaagttatttgtgctaaattttattttaataccaacttttttaagaaatctatactcgttaaaatgcttttcggaagtgggccttgtatgggagctatgactaattatggaccaatcgtcacaaaatttagtagtgagagttcggcttatataaaacttatttgtgctgaatttggttttgatatctatataactaagatatttatgagggtttatctattttcagataggacaatcgtatgggggctaggataaataatagaccgattctaaccaaattcaatagacttcgtccttggggcgctatacgctatatcactatggtggtgtagggtataaatatttgtaatggctgtagtctatcgaagaccaaaaaaataaaaattttttataatggctatcaaagaccaaaaaattaaaaatcattcataatggttattgaagaccaaaaaaaataaaaatctttcataatggttatcagagaccgaaataaataaaaatctttaattatgattattgaagaccaaaaaaaataaaaatctttcataacggttatcaaagacctaaaaaaattaaaatttttcataatggttatcatagactaaaatttgtttgagttatttataattgttattatgggacctatttttttgcagttattttttctataaccaattgcttatttaaaaaaaaataacagttatttcgggtccctggttaaaatcggtttatatttgaaaatgttattaaactttttcgaaaaaagttcgaaaaaatttaccttataaattaaaaactatacaaatagttttataccctacaccaccatagtggcgagtgtataatgcatttgtgcagatgtttgtaacgcccaaaaatattagtccaacaaccactttaaagtataccaTTCGACTTAGAATTACTTTTTGAGTCCGTCCGTCAGTctagcaattttgaaaatatttcgataaaatttggtatatacaattttttctcctaaaaattttggtatacacatcaaattcaacataaataactttcatatataaatcacacgacctaatttcatggtgattggtccataattggtaatagctcccatataagtcccacttccaaaaatctcccacgaatataaattattgcaattttaaaagaacaatgtatttgctcatttacttagtgtagggtattacatggtcggacttgaccgaccatactttcttactcctttttaattaaaatggaatattgTCAAGTGAATTCAAAATGtcataaactaaaaaatttgttaattgtaGAAGATTATGTACAATGACTTTAACGTCGTATAATTCCTAAACTAGGAAAGAGCAgacaaaaattataacttttttcggcttgtaaaaaattatcaaaatacaAGCAATTGTCGTGATCTTGGTTTACACGAGATACTGATACGATTGCGACTTTAGTTAGATTATTGGATTCGGTAGCTAGTTTTTTAGTTAACTccactaaattttgatttgaatgaaaattttcacACACTTTATTAGAATAATCGCGGAATACTGATAACAAATGAAGACAATTTAGCATTAATCGTGCTCTTTTAAttcatttgtaataatttgttgctGATACAAATTTTTGATAAGATAAATGCAGTAATGATAcaaatatgtaaacaataaatactaaaGAGAAAATATCGTTAAGacgaaaacaaaatatgtatatttttagtattCAGTCCAATTTTCTCAtgataacaaaatacattattttataaaaatgtagacattttttttagtaaaacatgTCGAGCTCTAACACCGAAAATAtcttaaacaacaaaatatttgattttagttttttaaagcaAATCGATCATTTAGGATATTTGACTTAATCTGTTACAAATTTCATAGGTAAACAAAGCTTAGATGAACATTGTCCATTTGTTTACATGGAATGCAAGCAATGACAAAAAGACTTATCCTTAGTTGTTGTTATGCACTTAAGATACATAAAACATTATTTGCATTATCTGCTAAATTTTCATagctttattttcaaaagtGTCATTTACAATTTAAGACAGTCAAGTtgcgaaaatcaaaaatttcatatgcccctaaaaaatattgaataaacttaTTATGTTCAGAagatagcccttcaaagttttaaaaaaacagacCATTATAAGGTAATTTAGTCCGCTTTCAGAAAACTAGGTaacggatcgtcattatttttgattccattGATGAATCTATTTATTAAGATAAGAATAACAAATTGTACTGTTTGTTTTGagtttgtccaggtaaatctatatttaataactatccattttttcaatatttctcaactttgatgaaaaatcaaaaaaaaactataaatttttatatttggcatattttcaaaataagtcctTTGAtaattcctttacctaatgcaaacatttttttaaatgtaaaattttgaaaaataaatatgttttcaaaaatgtgTTGCATGCGTTTTTGGGCATCCGTGAACCCCATTAGATATACCTTCTTTTAGGGATTgtgagcaatattttacaaaaaaaataaaataaatgaaaaaaaattatattttttcttacgaaaaatttaaaaaaaaaattttatatcttatctggaataattttaaatcattaaatcaaaaagaaacaaaaataaaaaatattttattttacttcccataaaattgatttttctataaatttcaaCTCAGCTAACCCATAAATAGGCACCCAAGAGAAGCCTTTTCAAatactcatttcataggctgatcaattacactatacaaacaataaattttgatagaggagacaaaaaaaaaacacacgtgtatcggcgttttgaaagtttacatctgtatttcatttgagggggggttaactctggcacattcttattattagtcttcataagaaaccatatcgcacacccacactgtggttccaaatcgaaatctaggtggacaaaattatgaaaatcggtatcttcagaatttggaaaaactatgttttttcggaagctgacaatctgctctcctccaatacaaatgggtttttcaattggacatttcattttctcgacagaagcgccagaagttaaacaaatttttaatcatattctcgttaattttttttaatattttactgatttactaaattagatatatctcaattgttttaccatatagaaattcatacttcaaaacatagataaacattgatataggcttttattaagtgtatatcttatatttatgagcctccattttcctgttatagtcctttcaactgggttctcaaatatactgttatttttttttctaagaatgttatatagcttgccaaaaaaaaaaaagaccgtcgaagcccgtccaattactatatacatcatttaaagaaacttctggggaatgtctttgtaaaaaaattgtagccgccagcacccgccgaaatactttttttttaatttttgcggaatggaatttttagaaatatttctttatttattattgatttttatataaatagaccctactgtaacttgaaatatagtaaatacatatatttttaaaaatttagtttcagaaacacatgaaaacgtattttttttaaattttttattaacgatttttatatgtatatctagaccctactgtaacttgaaaaaaagtttatattgatctcttaaacattttttttggaatcggagataccaattctatataaaaaaagcgccaaataattttgtccacctagattatgatttggaaccacagtgatcCAGTTCAAAactgacacaactcaaaattaatttgtcgggtaatataaacccgaaaaattaattttacgcttaaattatgcacaatacacttgtttatctatacaaacGATATCAGTGTATTATGTTGTTGTTAACTGttgctataaaaaatacttatgtttttcattatatttcaattggtacatatttattttcgatttctgaaaaattaaatttttgagttgtgtcacctttgaactgggtgtgcgatatgatccttacattttaggtataaaatgtgttcagaaaatttatgtaaaatgttacaaactccattaaaacagagatttaaggggttaaaatgttctgaaaaaaaattatacgtgaaatttgactataagtccctgaatacatcgaaatgaaaaattcaaccagatagtcagaaataagacataacaaaagagagcatagggttaatttcgcatttattaagaattctattttaaaatttcacggataatattttgcggaacattttaaccccttaaatctctgttttaatggagtttgttgctcttttttaaaagaaggacaaaaaagccCATGCCTTAaagatttagagggttaacatattctacaaaaatattctccgtaacattttacataactttgctgaacacattttatacctaaaatgtaaggatcacatggtttcttatcacgattaacaataagaatgtgccagagttgggaaactttaaaccccccttcaaataaaattcctctatcaaaatttattggtcagTGTTATCTAACCATAagccttttatattttttgattttctcttttggttcaaaatttatgatttttgcaaagaaaaaactcaaatgacGCCACTGTGCATCGTATTATATATTAttagtattaaaattattttaaagaattaattcttttgaaTGACAGAGTTTCAACAAGTGTACACGAAATTTAAAACATGAAATCTACCTGAATATGCATTATCACATAGATACAAAAAGAATTTGTGTTTATTATTCACATCTTTATTGGTCTTACCCATGTGTGTTTTCTATTCGTAAACAAAGAATTTCAGCGAATTAAGTAAAcgacaataaataaaacaacaaagaaagtatagtcggtcaactCGGACCATAAAATACCGTATACTGAATAGATGAGCAaataacttttctttaaaaatatcaataattttttttccatgtgaaatttcaggaagtgggcattatatggcagctatggtTAATTATGGATTAATCagtaacaaatgtttaaatatgatttttatacccttcaccttcgtgagaagggtatatataagtttgtcattccgtttgtaatttctacatttttcatatccgacccaataaagtacatatattctggatccttatagatagcggagtcgattaagccatgtccgtccgtctttctgttgaaaataattttctgaagaccccatatgtcagacatgctttcgagaattttgctatttaaaatcagcaaaatcggtacacaaatggctgagatatgaggaaaaaaccaagaccaccttgatttttgacctatatctggattactaagacattaatatagacaatatggatatctaatgatagatatttcaaagacatttgcaacgacgtatataagactatagtaaaatggatcaaaatcgaaaaaaaaaaatttaacccgaattttttttttttacaaaaaaaaatttatataacaatcgaaaaaaaattttttccaaaaaattaaaaaaacaacaaattttgaagtataatttggtgaagggtatataatattcggcacagccgaatatagcactcttacttgtttttatataaaatttatttgtggaGGAATTTGTGTGGAGAACTAGATAAACCAGATAGTTATGTCAAAAAAGTCCTATTATGGGAGAATATTTATATGGAGGTCAGGTAAAataatgtactaaatttcaccagttttaataggcttcgtccttgggcagaTATATgtgtcaaattttatcgaattatATTCAAAACTGCTACCATTACTTTGTGCACAaattttacatggacagccagacggacggacatcgttacaTCGACGCTAAAAGTGAGTCTCAGTCCATTGGAATAATACTTTATTGGACTAATAcatttggacgttacaaacatgaGAACCAACGCAATATATCCTCGCCACTATAGTGGTATTTCTAAGAGTGCACAATATGTATTACACATTTCAAATAATCtgcgttttaaaataaatacgaaCTACATTACATTGGGCGGTATGTACAATTTATGTTAGTGAAGAAAacctttaaaagaaaacaaataaaatctcTATAAATAGctatttgtttgtaaattataTTGAATGTAAATATGCACAAAGAAATGGGAGAAATTACAAGCCAGATAGTGTTCAGTTTGTGATACGAACTATATTTGCTTAGGCATGATAAGGTTTTAAAAAGTCGACCAATGACTTATCCTTTATGTCTAAGCAAAATACTATACAAATAACTAAACAGCTGATAAGAAACTCAAACCACAATAGAGAGACAAACGCAAGTAGTACTAAGAAATCATTCAGTAGAGACGGTTTAGCTACAAGTAAAtacgcattttttaaaaaaaaaaaaaacaataataaactatgaaaaaatttaataaactaatCATTTTGTTTATGACAATGGTCATCATGGTCACAGCTTATGAACCAATTACACATAAATCTGTAAATACGACTGCATCTGACATAAAACAAACAGCCCACATTTCACCGGATATTGTCAATgaatttaaagattttgaaaatttaataccCACCGCCACCGTAGATGAAATTGTAGCCAAACACTATTTGGTCGATGGAAATTTTCGCACAGCCTTTAAATATTTGCGCAGTCAAGAATTTGCCAAGCTGCAGAGACAACTTTTGGATATACCagaaattatagatattttagaatttctACATCTAACGACTGCAAATGCCACAACGAGGCATATGGGTGCAACTAAAATGACAACAGGCCAAGTCAAGGCATCATTGTATGATTATAATGATGTGAATGCTGACGCCAACGTTGATAATAGAGTCGACAAAATGACCACTAATACTGgcaccaccaccaccatcatcTCCAAACCCAATACGATGgctattgaaaatgtaaaagaaGTATTGAACAAACGACCACAACAGTTCGAAATGGCAGAGAAGAACAACAAATATGTTGCTagagatgttgttgttgttgttgatgacgATGCAAATGCAAATGCTGTTGCAAAAATAGCTAACGAACGTCAGCCATTAGTGCGTATTGTTTTGTTGCAGGATTTCGAGGTTAAAGCGAAGGTTCACACTGAGGGCCATCACAATCagcatcattatcatcataaaTATCATCGTCAATGCAATAATAATTATCATCATCATGGTTCACTGGGGACATTTACAACATTTGTAGAAGAAATTTTACAACATCTACCACATTCTGCGTACCAAAATATGATTAACGATAAATGcaagaaaaatgcaaaatttggcGAATTCTACAAGGCTTTAAGAAGTCCAGAATTTAAGCCGTTGCTTGAGCAGGCCATGGTAAGTAGTATTGAATTTGTAACACAAAATTCcactaaattattttctttcattttagtCATCTGccaatattaagaaaattatacaaattcttaGCTCTCATGATGTGGatgttaaatctttggaacccATAGCCTTAAAAGTCATCTCCTGGGGTCCCAAtctataagtaaataaatagttttacaagtactttaagcatatttttttctattaaatattttcatttaatttttgtaacaaGTATATAATTATGGGTTTAAATAAACGCTTATAGATGTCTGCAAAGTTTTcctctattttttttcatttccacCTGAACagactttattttatttcatataaacaaacaaGCATACACCTACCCCCTGCCTGCACTTTGTTAAGTTCTTGCAAAGATTTTCTTGCTTGCTTggtatttttctgttttattaatatttctttaataaacatTGTAGCCATCGATGCTTGGAAAACTTTTAACCTTAAAAGtgaaattaagtaaataaaaactttggcACAAGCCAACCTCAGGTATTGTATCTACACCTTTATATTTAAGCAAgttgaaattgttattttcaaacacaaatatga
Proteins encoded in this region:
- the LOC135961557 gene encoding uncharacterized protein LOC135961557, whose protein sequence is MKKFNKLIILFMTMVIMVTAYEPITHKSVNTTASDIKQTAHISPDIVNEFKDFENLIPTATVDEIVAKHYLVDGNFRTAFKYLRSQEFAKLQRQLLDIPEIIDILEFLHLTTANATTRHMGATKMTTGQVKASLYDYNDVNADANVDNRVDKMTTNTGTTTTIISKPNTMAIENVKEVLNKRPQQFEMAEKNNKYVARDVVVVVDDDANANAVAKIANERQPLVRIVLLQDFEVKAKVHTEGHHNQHHYHHKYHRQCNNNYHHHGSLGTFTTFVEEILQHLPHSAYQNMINDKCKKNAKFGEFYKALRSPEFKPLLEQAMSSANIKKIIQILSSHDVDVKSLEPIALKVISWGPNL